A portion of the Nitrospira sp. genome contains these proteins:
- the cobO gene encoding cob(I)yrinic acid a,c-diamide adenosyltransferase, with amino-acid sequence MAEQDDYTAKMQRLKASVDRRIEAAQDEKGLLIVYTGAGKGKTTAALGMALRCLGHGMKVAVVQFIKGAIDTAEERILKSFSNQVTFLRMGEGYTWETQDRERDTSHAQAAWAKACEFMCDPSYAMVILDEFNIALHHGYVAVTEVLPRLQQRPAMQHVVITGRGAPAELIEAADLVTEMKQVKHPFRNGIKAQAGVEF; translated from the coding sequence ATGGCGGAACAGGACGACTATACGGCGAAGATGCAACGCTTGAAGGCTTCCGTGGATCGGCGGATCGAAGCGGCACAGGACGAGAAGGGGTTGCTGATCGTCTACACCGGCGCGGGAAAGGGAAAAACGACCGCCGCGCTCGGCATGGCCCTCCGTTGCCTCGGTCACGGCATGAAGGTGGCTGTCGTGCAATTCATCAAGGGCGCGATCGACACCGCAGAGGAGCGCATCCTGAAATCGTTCAGCAATCAAGTAACGTTCCTCCGTATGGGCGAAGGGTATACCTGGGAGACGCAGGATCGGGAGCGGGATACGAGCCATGCGCAAGCGGCCTGGGCGAAGGCCTGCGAGTTCATGTGCGATCCGTCCTATGCGATGGTGATCCTGGATGAGTTCAATATTGCGCTGCACCATGGCTATGTGGCGGTGACTGAAGTTCTGCCGCGCTTGCAGCAGCGACCGGCGATGCAACATGTCGTCATCACCGGCAGAGGGGCGCCGGCTGAATTGATCGAGGCCGCAGATCTCGTGACCGAGATGAAGCAGGTGAAACATCCGTTCCGCAACGGCATCAAGGCGCAAGCGGGGGTGGAGTTTTGA
- a CDS encoding cobyrinate a,c-diamide synthase → MSRPRLVIAGTHSGAGKTTVTLALMAALKARGLVVQPFKAGPDFIDPGHHQAVIGRPSRNLDGWMLGESANRAIFARASADADLSIIEGMMGLFDGSSPVHEQGSTAELAKQLNAPVLLVIDGSAMARSAAAMVSGYAKFDPAVQVRGVLFNRVRSEGHYQLLREAVEAETDLTVVGYLQPDASVTIQDRHLGLRTAIEQGQGDLYDRLARAAAQTIDLDRVEAMARSAGECPGEDLPITRPAATQQPVRVGLAYDAAFCFYYQDNLELLESAGAEIVRFSPLHDDELPVADLLYFGGGYPELYGETLAANMSMRSAVQTFARRGGAVYAECGGLMYLTEAIRDGEGRRHEMVGLFPADAVMRKNGMTLGYRTVAVTQPCILGRSGTSMRGHEFHYSMLEPRGDLHYACTLSDAAGQPVGQDGLTRGNTLALYSHLHFGSHPDIVAELLGSARRLRGAQASATKG, encoded by the coding sequence ATGTCACGTCCTCGTCTCGTCATCGCCGGCACCCATAGTGGTGCCGGCAAAACCACGGTCACCCTGGCGCTCATGGCAGCCTTGAAGGCCAGGGGGCTGGTGGTGCAGCCGTTCAAGGCCGGGCCGGACTTCATCGATCCCGGCCATCACCAAGCGGTGATTGGGCGTCCGTCGCGAAATTTGGATGGCTGGATGTTGGGGGAGAGCGCCAACCGTGCCATCTTCGCGCGCGCCTCGGCCGATGCGGACCTGTCGATCATCGAAGGCATGATGGGGCTGTTTGACGGCAGCTCACCGGTGCATGAGCAGGGCAGCACGGCTGAACTGGCGAAGCAGCTCAACGCGCCGGTGCTGCTGGTCATCGACGGGAGCGCCATGGCGAGATCGGCCGCAGCCATGGTATCCGGGTATGCGAAATTCGACCCGGCCGTACAGGTTCGTGGAGTGCTGTTCAATCGCGTGCGGAGTGAGGGCCACTACCAATTGTTGCGAGAGGCGGTGGAGGCGGAAACGGACCTGACTGTCGTGGGATACCTGCAGCCCGATGCTTCGGTGACCATTCAGGATCGCCATCTCGGGCTGAGGACTGCCATCGAGCAGGGGCAGGGCGATCTGTATGACCGATTGGCGAGAGCCGCTGCACAGACGATCGATTTGGATCGGGTCGAGGCCATGGCTCGATCGGCCGGGGAATGTCCGGGAGAAGATCTCCCGATCACGAGGCCGGCGGCAACGCAACAACCGGTTCGAGTCGGCCTGGCCTACGATGCGGCCTTTTGTTTTTACTATCAGGATAATCTGGAGTTACTTGAATCGGCAGGCGCGGAGATCGTAAGGTTTTCGCCCTTGCACGATGACGAGTTGCCGGTCGCAGATCTGCTGTATTTCGGCGGAGGCTACCCCGAACTGTATGGCGAGACATTAGCAGCCAATATGTCCATGCGTTCGGCCGTGCAGACATTTGCCCGGCGTGGTGGGGCTGTGTATGCCGAATGTGGCGGGCTGATGTATTTGACGGAAGCCATTCGTGACGGGGAAGGCCGGCGACATGAAATGGTCGGGTTATTTCCGGCGGATGCGGTGATGCGGAAAAACGGGATGACGTTGGGTTATCGAACAGTGGCAGTCACTCAGCCCTGTATCCTGGGTCGCTCCGGCACGTCGATGCGAGGACATGAGTTTCATTATTCCATGCTGGAACCAAGAGGCGACCTGCACTATGCCTGCACCTTGTCGGATGCGGCGGGTCAGCCGGTCGGACAGGACGGGTTGACGAGGGGGAATACCCTCGCGTTGTATAGCCATCTGCACTTCGGCAGCCATCCGGATATCGTGGCCGAGTTGCTGGGGTCTGCCCGTCGATTGCGCGGGGCGCAGGCCTCTGCAACGAAAGGATGA
- a CDS encoding TonB-dependent receptor, whose protein sequence is MLGIVREWSVYFVLLCAASSPPVWTAVASAEEPLEPDPVVQAEEVVVSATKTPVPVSQVTSAVEVITAQDMKKQNIRNVADALRLAQGLAVFSNGGPGTEVNARIRGGSSSQTLVLIDGAIVNSGTLGSYNFANLTTDNIERVEILRGAQSMLWGSDAMGGVINIVTKRGQGPLSAAGFMEYGSFASLREGGTVSGKQGAVDYSFSLSRWDTSSFSAVNYRRGASERDSYRNWQGSGRIGVDLPKDGRLDFTMRWMNSDVQLDSVSATSPSDVYGSKNRSQEYVFSGSYEQPLTGWWSQKLTLARAQEASQFLPGTLQRSLITGAFSTPFGTPNEIRVLSNRLEWQHNFQITKLLLLSAGYQFREQQGENDTGLTNRILSSNAGFAQAQFNLWDRLFATAGIRHDSYNVFGDATTYRLTGGYLHKETDTKIRGSYSTGFRAPTMNELYFPNFGNSQLGTEKSQSMDVGIDQYFFSKQLKFTGGFFWNRYRNLITTTFDPTFCAPFSTFGFCPQQIGEASTKGWEAGLSYTYSSDRPFLKGLVVQANYTNTMTRDLVTQTRLPRWATDQWSASVSYQPIDPLWITLIGRYVGSRYNTTGDRQSLPAFDVWSLAVTYDVTKQLQAYLRAENLFNEKYEEVASAGTPIRSIFGGVRVTFGGKS, encoded by the coding sequence ATGTTGGGTATTGTCAGGGAATGGTCTGTCTATTTCGTGTTGTTGTGTGCCGCAAGTTCCCCACCTGTGTGGACGGCCGTCGCATCCGCCGAGGAGCCTCTGGAGCCTGATCCCGTGGTGCAAGCCGAGGAGGTCGTGGTCTCGGCCACCAAAACTCCGGTGCCGGTGAGCCAAGTGACCAGCGCGGTGGAAGTGATCACCGCCCAGGACATGAAAAAACAAAACATCAGAAACGTGGCTGATGCCCTTCGATTGGCTCAGGGACTGGCAGTGTTCTCCAATGGAGGGCCGGGGACTGAGGTCAACGCGAGAATTCGCGGGGGCAGTTCGAGCCAGACGTTAGTGTTGATCGACGGGGCCATCGTCAACAGCGGGACCCTCGGAAGTTATAACTTCGCCAATTTGACCACCGACAATATCGAGCGGGTCGAAATTCTCCGTGGGGCGCAGAGTATGTTATGGGGGTCTGACGCCATGGGGGGCGTCATCAACATCGTGACGAAGCGCGGCCAGGGTCCGCTCTCCGCCGCAGGCTTTATGGAATACGGATCCTTCGCCTCCCTGCGTGAAGGTGGCACGGTGTCCGGGAAACAGGGCGCGGTCGACTACAGCTTCTCGCTGTCCCGCTGGGACACCTCCAGTTTTTCGGCCGTCAATTATCGGCGTGGCGCCAGCGAGCGAGACTCCTATCGTAACTGGCAGGGATCAGGGCGAATCGGTGTAGACCTTCCAAAGGACGGCCGTCTTGATTTCACGATGCGCTGGATGAATTCCGACGTACAACTCGATAGTGTATCGGCGACCTCTCCAAGCGACGTCTATGGCTCAAAAAATCGGAGTCAGGAATATGTGTTCAGCGGTAGTTATGAACAGCCGCTCACCGGCTGGTGGTCCCAGAAGCTCACCCTTGCGCGTGCACAGGAGGCCTCGCAGTTTTTGCCAGGCACGTTGCAGCGCAGTCTGATCACCGGGGCATTCAGCACGCCGTTCGGCACCCCCAATGAAATTCGTGTGCTCTCGAATCGGTTGGAGTGGCAGCACAATTTCCAAATCACGAAGCTGTTGTTGTTGAGTGCGGGGTATCAATTTCGCGAACAACAGGGCGAGAATGATACGGGACTCACCAACCGGATTTTGAGTTCCAATGCCGGATTCGCGCAGGCGCAATTCAACCTGTGGGATCGCCTGTTCGCCACCGCGGGCATTCGCCATGACAGTTACAACGTGTTCGGCGATGCGACGACCTATCGGCTGACCGGCGGGTATCTCCACAAGGAAACCGACACGAAAATCCGAGGCAGCTATTCCACTGGCTTCCGGGCTCCCACGATGAACGAATTGTATTTTCCCAATTTTGGCAATTCCCAATTGGGCACAGAAAAAAGCCAAAGTATGGACGTGGGGATCGACCAGTATTTCTTCTCGAAGCAGCTGAAGTTCACAGGAGGGTTTTTCTGGAACCGCTACCGGAATCTCATCACCACTACGTTTGATCCGACGTTTTGCGCGCCGTTCAGCACGTTCGGGTTTTGCCCTCAGCAGATCGGTGAAGCCTCGACGAAGGGCTGGGAGGCTGGACTCTCGTACACCTATTCCAGCGACCGTCCGTTCCTCAAGGGCCTTGTGGTGCAGGCGAATTATACCAACACCATGACTCGGGATTTGGTCACTCAGACTCGTCTACCGCGTTGGGCCACCGACCAGTGGAGTGCCTCGGTCAGCTATCAACCCATCGATCCGCTCTGGATCACGCTGATCGGACGGTACGTGGGCTCTCGATACAATACCACCGGGGATCGGCAGTCGCTGCCGGCGTTCGATGTGTGGTCGTTGGCAGTCACGTACGATGTCACGAAGCAGCTCCAGGCCTATCTCCGGGCTGAGAATTTGTTTAATGAAAAGTATGAAGAAGTCGCCAGCGCCGGCACACCGATCCGCTCGATTTTTGGCGGTGTGCGGGTCACGTTTGGCGGAAAGTCGTGA
- the cobU gene encoding bifunctional adenosylcobinamide kinase/adenosylcobinamide-phosphate guanylyltransferase: protein MKKHSATGSHLILVLGGAASGKSEAALDRAGRRGPKALVATGQALDDEMKARIARHRETRPPDWITAEVPRDLAAWFRTEGQAYRTVVVDCLTLWLSNVCGRRIAGQEMVPRVEELLQAIRGTKARVVLVSNELGFGLVPTSRSARAFRDVAGRVNQQIAAAADEVYFVVSGQSLKLK from the coding sequence ATGAAGAAGCACTCGGCCACAGGATCCCATCTTATTCTGGTGCTTGGCGGGGCCGCCTCGGGAAAAAGTGAGGCAGCGCTCGATCGGGCGGGCCGTCGAGGCCCGAAGGCCCTTGTCGCGACCGGGCAGGCGCTGGACGATGAAATGAAGGCGCGTATTGCGCGGCACCGCGAGACCCGTCCCCCCGACTGGATCACCGCCGAGGTGCCGCGTGACCTGGCTGCCTGGTTTCGAACGGAAGGACAGGCCTATCGCACCGTCGTGGTGGATTGCCTCACACTCTGGTTGAGCAACGTGTGCGGGCGTCGCATTGCCGGGCAGGAGATGGTCCCTCGTGTGGAGGAATTGCTGCAGGCTATTCGCGGCACCAAGGCGCGGGTCGTGTTGGTGAGCAACGAATTGGGCTTCGGGCTGGTACCGACGAGTCGCAGTGCGCGCGCGTTTCGCGATGTCGCCGGTCGGGTCAACCAACAGATCGCGGCAGCGGCCGACGAAGTCTACTTTGTCGTCAGCGGCCAGTCGCTCAAACTCAAATGA
- the bluB gene encoding 5,6-dimethylbenzimidazole synthase, with translation MARESQDPTTRSPVDSQESFSVAEREAVYRAIFERRDVRRNFLPTPIPDEVLARLLNAAHHAGSVGFMQPWDFVVVRTDETKRAVKQLFMDTNAAAALRYKTPRADLYRTLKLEGIEESSLNLCVTCSRQRGGPHVLGRSTVRDTDLYSTCCAIQNLWLAARAEGIGVGWVSILNHAALKRVLGIPKSVKVLAYLCLGYVSEFAKKPDLEAAGWRARLSVEDLVHYEAWGKRVEGKERLPGCESPRSIQERATRAKRG, from the coding sequence ATGGCACGTGAGTCGCAGGACCCGACGACGCGCTCGCCGGTTGATTCTCAGGAATCCTTTTCGGTCGCCGAGCGTGAGGCGGTCTATCGGGCTATTTTCGAGCGCCGGGACGTGCGCAGAAACTTTCTGCCGACACCGATCCCCGACGAGGTGCTCGCACGTTTGCTGAACGCCGCGCACCATGCCGGATCGGTGGGCTTCATGCAGCCCTGGGACTTTGTGGTGGTCCGTACAGATGAGACGAAGCGCGCGGTGAAGCAGCTGTTTATGGACACGAATGCGGCTGCGGCGCTCCGGTACAAAACACCTCGTGCGGATTTGTATCGAACGCTCAAACTGGAAGGCATTGAAGAGTCGTCGCTCAATCTCTGTGTGACCTGCAGCCGCCAACGAGGCGGCCCGCACGTGTTAGGCCGTTCCACCGTGCGGGATACAGATCTCTACAGCACCTGTTGTGCCATTCAGAATCTCTGGCTGGCGGCACGCGCCGAAGGTATCGGGGTTGGGTGGGTCAGTATCTTGAATCATGCGGCGCTGAAGCGCGTGTTGGGTATTCCAAAGTCGGTCAAGGTGCTGGCCTACCTCTGTCTCGGGTATGTGTCGGAGTTTGCGAAGAAGCCGGACCTTGAGGCCGCCGGGTGGCGAGCCAGGCTTTCTGTGGAAGATTTGGTGCACTATGAGGCATGGGGTAAGAGAGTCGAAGGGAAGGAGAGACTACCGGGATGCGAATCACCAAGGTCTATACAAGAACGGGCGACGCGGGCCAAACGAGGCTAG
- a CDS encoding cysteine-rich CWC family protein, translating to MTKTCEHCRQPFECGGYQCWCGKIGITEAQMDWIAARYRDCLCPTCLQLVADGVLGPEVLPSETHGT from the coding sequence GTGACCAAAACCTGTGAGCATTGTCGGCAGCCGTTCGAATGTGGCGGGTATCAATGCTGGTGCGGGAAGATCGGTATTACCGAAGCACAGATGGATTGGATTGCGGCACGGTATCGAGACTGCCTGTGCCCTACCTGCCTGCAACTGGTCGCGGACGGCGTACTGGGACCGGAAGTCCTGCCGAGTGAGACCCATGGCACGTGA
- a CDS encoding cob(I)yrinic acid a,c-diamide adenosyltransferase, with protein sequence MRITKVYTRTGDAGQTRLAGGQQVWKDCLRVEAYGTVDELNASVGLVRAMNADAGSGSAASTQLEADLRWVQNKLFDVGSILATAPGQTFPNMPEVTAKDVTKLEAMIDRCQEELAPLKEFILPGGGKVSATLHQARTICRRAERICIRLSREEPVAAELNKYLNRLSDALFVLARWVSKTQGEPEFLWQRESGATAE encoded by the coding sequence ATGCGAATCACCAAGGTCTATACAAGAACGGGCGACGCGGGCCAAACGAGGCTAGCCGGCGGACAACAGGTCTGGAAAGACTGTCTGCGGGTCGAGGCCTACGGCACAGTCGATGAGTTGAATGCGTCCGTCGGATTGGTGCGGGCGATGAACGCCGACGCCGGGAGCGGGTCTGCCGCGTCGACGCAATTGGAGGCGGATTTGCGCTGGGTGCAGAACAAGCTCTTCGATGTCGGAAGTATTCTGGCCACGGCGCCGGGTCAGACCTTTCCCAACATGCCGGAGGTGACGGCCAAGGATGTGACGAAACTCGAAGCGATGATCGATCGATGCCAGGAGGAGCTTGCCCCGCTGAAGGAGTTCATTCTACCCGGTGGCGGTAAGGTCTCGGCGACGCTCCATCAAGCGCGAACGATCTGCCGCCGCGCGGAACGAATCTGTATCCGGTTGAGCCGCGAGGAACCGGTGGCAGCCGAGCTCAATAAGTATCTGAACCGGTTGAGCGACGCGCTGTTCGTCCTGGCCCGCTGGGTGTCGAAGACCCAAGGCGAACCGGAATTCTTATGGCAACGCGAATCCGGCGCAACCGCCGAGTAA